From the genome of Anopheles moucheti chromosome 3, idAnoMoucSN_F20_07, whole genome shotgun sequence, one region includes:
- the LOC128303649 gene encoding thioredoxin-like protein 4A, translating to MSYMLAHLHNGWQVDQAILSEEDRVVVIRFGHDWDPTCMKMDEVLYNIAEKVKNFAVIYLVDITEVPDFNKMYELYDPCTVMFFFRNKHIMIDLGTGNNNKINWPLEDKQEMIDIVETVYRGARKGRGLVVSPKDYSTKYRY from the exons ATGTCGTATATGTTAGCACATTTGCACAATGGCTGGCAGGTGGACCAAGCCATACTCTCCGAAGAGGATCGAGTCGTG GTCATACGATTCGGACACGATTGGGACCCGACCTGCATGAAGATGGACGAGGTGTTGTACAACATAGCggagaaagtgaaaaattttGCCGTCATCTACCTGGTTGACATTACGGAGGTGCCCGATTTCAACAAGATGTACGAATTGTACGATCCCTGTACggtgatgtttttcttccGCAACAAACACATCATGATCGATCTGGGGACGggtaataataacaaaattaaCTGGCCGCTTGAGGATAAGCAGGAGATGATTGATATCGTCGAGACGGTTTATCGAGGGGCACGTAAAGGACGTGGTTTAGTGGTGTCACCGAAGGATTACTCTACAAAATATCGCTACTAG
- the LOC128303947 gene encoding fatty acid hydroxylase domain-containing protein 2-like, which translates to MKAHIFTTAIWFPLVIFNTIRDHCGYHLAFFPSPEDHDYHHAKFTECFGTFGYLDWLHGTDTQFRKSKQHQRHRTL; encoded by the exons ATGAAGGCGCACATCTTCACCACTGCTATCTGGTTTCCGTTGGTAATCTTTAACACGATTCGGGATCATTGTGGCTACCATTTGGCGTTCTTTCCCAGCCCCGAGGACCAcgattatcatcacgcgaa ATTTACTGAGTGCTTCGGAACGTTCGGGTATCTCGATTGGTTGCACGGGACGGACACACAGTTCCGGAAGTCAAAGCAGCACCAGCGTCATCGTACACTTTGA
- the LOC128300493 gene encoding leucine--tRNA ligase, cytoplasmic → MATAMANERKGTFKVEYLQKIERDIQQRWQRDKVYDVDAPKEPRKQDDEKFLVTFPYPYMNGRLHLGHAFSLSKAEFAVRYQRLKGKKVLFPLGFHCTGMPIKACADKLKREIEMYGCPPVFPSEESVVVEKPEDRDVVPKDKSKGKKSKATAKAGTAKFQWQIMQSLGLTDAEIVKFTNTDHWLEYFPPLAIQDLKDLGAHIDWRRTFITTDANPFYDSFVRWQFNHLKARGKIMYGKRHTIFSPKDGQPCMDHDRSSGEGVGPQEYTLIKMKVIGKLPAKLSSAVGKRPVYLVCGTLRPETMYGQTNCWVHPDIKYIAFETVKQEVWMCTRRAARNMSFQGFTAVEGELKVLTELTGQDIMGLQLSAPLTSNKVIYTLPMLSIKEDKGTGIVTSVPSDSPDDYAALVDLQKKQPFREKYGIADEMVLPFQPIPIIDVPGLGNLCAVYAYNKFKIQSQNDREKLADAKELVYLKGFYDGMMLVGEHKGKKVQDVKKDLKQQLIERNEAAVYYEPEKTIMSRSGDVCVVALCNQWYLNYGEEVWQKQTTDHLRTMEVFHEEVSRNFEHCLDWLHEYACSRTYGLGTKLPWDQQWLIESLSDSTIYMAFYTVAHLLQAGSFRGEKPSPLGLTAEDMTPEVWDYIFFADAKPPAQSRIKRDALEQLKREFNFWYPVDLRVSGKDLIQNHLTFFLYNHVAIWPKEPTKWPKGVRCNGHLLLNSAKMSKSDGNFLTLYEAIAKFSADGTRLCLADAGDSIEDANFVVANADAGILRLYTFIEWVKETLCCIGMLRTGPQDLLYTDRGFSNEINLLTQQTDEYYRKMMFREALRTGFFEFQTARDRYRELCGTNGMHANLVMEFIQRQALLIAPICPHVAEFIWCDLLRRQTSILHESWPTVESVNEGNVKCYVYLKEAAHSFRVARKNFTQPKGGKGGANKILTGKPIGATIWVAKTCPPWQSCVLDTMRELYERQGDETLPDNKIIATELGKKEVLKKYMKRVMPFAQMIRERVEAIGGPGKQAMDVTMDFDEHDILKENYTYLFNTLEVDVLEFRYTHESDTPEKTREEVRPGVPFIEFKVLPFVTVTFENPVERSGLFAVTMNLSDRCTSETLKEKLAKQIGFKADLSALEIMRYEDPVLGPRSLPTFQDYRSGKVTIEEGDLMVDMEKQQVLLSNSTIKNMNIGTNFIYVIN, encoded by the exons ATGGCAACGGCGATG GCGAACGAACGGAAGGGAACGTTTAAGGTGGAATACCTTCAGAAAATCGAACGTGATATCCAACAACGTTGGCAACGGGACAAGGTGTACGATGTGGACGCTCCGAAGGAACCACGCAAGCAGGACGATGAAAAGTTTCTGGTTACCTTCCCGTACCCCTATATGAACGGACGGCTTCATCTGGGCCATGCATTCTCGCTGTCGAAAGCGGAATTCGCCGTACGGTATCAGCGGCTCAAAGGCAAGAAGGTTTTGTTTCCGCTCGGTTTTCACTGCACCGGAATGCCGATTAAGGCGTGTGCCGACAAGCTGAAGCGTGAGATCGAGATGTACGGTTGTCCGCCCGTGTTTCCGAGTGAGGAATCAGTAGTGGTGGAAAAGCCAGAAGATCGAGACGTCGTACCGAAGGATAAGAGCAAAGGCAAGAAAAGCAAAGCGACGGCCAAAGCCGGCACGGCAAAGTTCCAGTGGCAGATTATGCAAAGCTTAGGTTTGACCGATGCGGAGATTGTCAAGTTTACCAACACCGATCACTGGTTGGAGTATTTCCCGCCACTGGCTATACAGGATCTGAAGGATCTGGGTGCTCACATCGATTGGCGGCGTACGTTCATCACGACGGATGCGAACCCGTTCTATGATTCTTTCGTAAGGTGGCAGTTTAATCATCTGAAGGCACGTGGCAAGATTATGTACGGAAAGCGCCACACCATCTTCTCGCCAAAGGATGGTCAACCGTGTATGGATCACGACCGTTCCTCTGGTGAGGGAGTTGGTCCGCAGGAGTATACGTTGATCAAGATGAAGGTGATCGGTAAGCTGCCAGCAAAGCTATCGTCCGCAGTTGGAAAGCGGCCAGTATATTTGGTGTGCGGTACATTACGTCCGGAAACCATGTACGGACAGACTAACTGTTGGGTACATCCCGACATCAAGTACATCGCGTTCGAAACGGTCAAGCAAGAAGTTTGGATGTGTACCCGTCGAGCTGCAAGAAATATGTCCTTCCAAGGATTTACCGCCGTCGAGGGTGAATTGAAAGTGCTGACTGAACTCACTGGGCAGGACATTATGGGACTGCAGCTATCAGCGCCACTCACCTCGAATAAGGTAATCTACACCTTACCGATGCTGTCCATCAAGGAGGATAAGGGAACTGGTATCGTAACTTCGGTTCCGTCCGATTCCCCAGATGACTACGCGGCCCTGGTTGACTTGCAGAAGAAACAGCCGTTCCGGGAAAAGTACGGCATCGCGGACGAGATGGTATTACCGTTTCAACCCATCCCGATTATCGATGTACCCGGTTTGGGTAATCTGTGCGCCGTGTACGCGTATAATAAGTTCAAGATCCAAAGCCAAAACGATCGCGAAAAGCTTGCCGATGCGAAGGAGCTGGTTTACCTGAAAGGATTCTACGACGGGATGATGCTGGTTGGGGAGCACAAGGGCAAAAAGGTACAGGATGTGAAGAAGGACCTTAAGCAGCAACTGATCGAACGGAACGAAGCGGCTGTGTACTACGAGCCGGAAAAAACGATCATGTCGCGATCGggcgatgtgtgtgtggtggcaCTCTGCAATCAGTGGTATCTAAACTACGGCGAAGAAGTTTGGCAAAAGCAAACGACGGATCATCTACGCACGATGGAAGTGTTCCACGAGGAGGTATCGCGTAATTTTGAACACTGTCTCGATTGGCTGCACGAGTATGCCTGCTCGCGTACGTACGGTCTCGGTACGAAGCTTCCGTGGGATCAACAGTGGCTCATCGAATCCTTGTCGGATTCTACCATCTACATGGCATTCTACACGGTCGCCCATCTGCTTCAAGCCGGATCATTCCGGGGAGAGAAACCGAGTCCATTGGGCCTTACTGCCGAAGATATGACACCCGAAGTGTGGGATTATATTTTCTTCGCCGACGCGAAACCTCCAGCACAGAGCCGCATCAAACGCGATGCTTTGGAGCAGCTAAAGCGAGAATTTAACTTTTGGTACCCGGTTGATCTGCGTGTTTCCGGCAAGGATCTGATCCAGAATCATCTGACGTTTTTCCTGTACAATCACGTCGCGATCTGGCCAAAGGAACCGACCAAGTGGCCGAAAGGCGTACGTTGCAACGGTCATCTGTTGCTCAATTCGGCGAAAATGTCCAAATCCGACGGAAACTTTCTCACGCTTTATGAAGCGATTGCTAAGTTCAGTGCGGACGGTACGCGTCTGTGTTTGGCAGACGCTGGAGACAGCATTGAGGATGCAAACTTTGTGGTAGCCAATGCAGATGCCGGCATCTTGCGACTATACACGTTCATCGAATGGGTCAAGGAAACGCTCTGTTGCATAGGCATGCTTCGTACAGGGCCCCAAGATCTGTTGTATACTGATCGGGGATTTTCGAACGAAATAAATCTACTGACGCAGCAGACAGACGAATACTACCGGAAGATGATGTTCAGAGAAGCGCTGCGAACAGGGTTCTTCGAGTTCCAGACGGCTCGTGACAGATACCGTGAGCTGTGCGGAACGAACGGGATGCATGCGAACCTGGTGATGGAATTTATACAACGGCAGGCACTGCTTATTGCTCCGATCTGTCCCCATGTGGCTGAGTTTATCTGGTGTGATCTGCTACGCCGACAAACGTCCATTCTGCACGAGTCCTGGCCAACCGTCGAATCGGTTAACGAGGGGAATGTGAAATGCTACGTCTATCTGAAGGAAGCGGCCCATTCGTTCCGTGtggcacggaaaaatttcacccAGCCGAAAGGTGGCAAGGGAGGTGCAAATAAGATACTGACCGGAAAACCTATCGGTGCTACGATCTGGGTAGCGAAAACGTGCCCACCGTGGCAATCGTGCGTGCTGGACACGATGCGCGAACTGTACGAGCGACAGGGCGATGAAACACTGCCGGACAACAAGATCATTGCGACCGAGCTAGGCAAGAAAGAAGTGCTGAAAAAATATATGAAGCGAGTGATGCCTTTCGCGCAGATGATACGCGAGCGTGTGGAAGCGATCGGAGGGCCGGGAAAGCAGGCAATGGATGTGACAATGGATTTCGACGAGCACGATATACTGAAGGAAAATTACACATATCTGTTCAACACGCTCGAGGTAGATGTATTAGAGTTCAGATACACGCACGAATCGGATACACCGGAAAAGACGCGAGAGGAGGTCCGACCCGGTGTACCGTTTATCGAATTCAAGGTTCTACCGTTCGTGACGGTAACATTCGAGAATCCGGTCGAACGATCCGGCTTGTTTGCGGTCACTATGAATCTGTCTGATAGATGTACGAGCGAAACGCTTAAAGAGAAGCTTGCGAAACAAATTGGTTTCAAAG CTGACTTGTCGGCTCTGGAAATTATGCGATACGAAGATCCGGTACTGGGACCGCGCAGTCTACCCACGTTTCAGGACTACCGGTCTGGCAAGGTGACCATCGAGGAAGGAGATTTAATGGTGGATATGGAGAAGCAGCAAGTTCTGCTTAGCAATAGCACTATCAAGAATATGAACATCGGAACGAATTTTATCTACGTTATCAATTGA
- the LOC128305007 gene encoding trypsin-1: MSHKIAILFALLVAVVACVQAQADQRHRLVRPQPRFSPRPRYSVGQRIVGGFEIDVSDAPYQVSLQHNKRHNCGGSVLSSKWVLTAAHCTAGASPSSLTVRLGSSKHASGGTVVNVARVVQHASYDSSNIDFDYSLLELESELTFSDEVQPVALPEQNETVEDGTMTTVSGWGSTQSSAESNAVLRAANVPTVNQKECDKAYSSFGGVTDRMLCAGYQQGGKDACQGDSGGPLVAEGKLVGVVSWGYGCAQAGYPGVYSRVASVRDWVRENSGV; the protein is encoded by the coding sequence ATGTCGCACAAGATTGCAATTCTTTTTGCTCTTCTGGTTGCGGTAGTCGCCTGCGTCCAGGCACAGGCCGATCAGCGTCATCGCCTCGTTCGACCGCAGCCACGATTCTCACCAAGACCGCGGTACTCCGTTGGCCAGCGTATTGTCGGTGGATTCGAGATCGACGTCTCCGATGCTCCGTATCAGGTGTCTTTGCAGCATAACAAGCGTCACAACTGCGGAGGTTCCGTCCTGTCCAGCAAGTGGGTTCTAACAGCAGCTCACTGCACTGCTGGAGCGTCGCCTTCCAGCTTGACTGTGCGACTGGGATCCTCGAAACACGCATCGGGTGGAACCGTTGTCAATGTTGCACGTGTCGTACAGCACGCTAGCTacgacagcagcaacatcgaTTTCGACTACTCCCTGCTGGAGCTGGAAAGCGAGCTTACCTTCAGTGATGAAGTCCAGCCAGTTGCTCTTCCCGAGCAGAACGAAACGGTAGAGGATGGAACCATGACGACCGTTTCTGGTTGGGGCAGTACACAGAGTTCTGCTGAATCAAACGCTGTTCTTCGCGCTGCCAACGTACCGACCGTCAATCAAAAAGAATGTGATAAGGCTTACTCATCGTTTGGAGGAGTCACCGATCGTATGCTGTGCGCCGGATACCAGCAGGGTGGAAAGGACGCTTGCCAGGGAGACTCGGGCGGTCCGTTGGTCGCTGAAGGAAAGTTGGTTGGTGTCGTTTCTTGGGGCTACGGATGTGCTCAGGCCGGATATCCAGGAGTGTACTCGCGGGTGGCCAGCGTACGCGATTGGGTTCGTGAAAACAGTGGAGTGTGA